In Apium graveolens cultivar Ventura chromosome 10, ASM990537v1, whole genome shotgun sequence, the following are encoded in one genomic region:
- the LOC141690671 gene encoding uncharacterized protein LOC141690671 gives MLVKEEASHQWTVYYVSKRPMDAEFRYTSMKKLVYALILVAQKLRLYFQVHRIEVRTAYPLRHILHKPESSGRMLKWATELGQFDLEYCPRTTIKGKPLADFILEFDYEVDNKAIVLAEPPPQGNHPTNEREEFPHPWWILHVDEDVNNNGAGVKIVLVTPEGHHLMSTIHFKFYVTNNDAEYEALINGLKIALEVGVVNLIAWSDSELVINQVNGGFKPGDNRRSCI, from the coding sequence ATGTTGGTAAAAGAGGAAGCAAGCCATCAATGGACTGTGTACTATGTGAGCAAAAGGCCGATGGATGCAGAATTCAGATATACCAGCATGAAGAAATTGGTATACGCTCTTATTCTTGTGGCGCAAAAGTTAAGACTATATTTCCAAGTTCACCGGATAGAGGTTCGCACCGCTTATCCGCTCCGGCATATTCTGCATAAACCAGAATCGTCAGGAAGGATGTTGAAATGGGCGACAGAGCTGGGACAATTCGATTTGGAATATTGTCCTCGCACAACAATCAAGGGAAAGCCGTTGGCCGATTTCATACTTGAGTTTGATTATGAAGTAGACAACAAAGCCATAGTGCTGGCAGAACCTCCCCCGCAAGGAAATCACCCTACTAATGAGAGGGAGGAGTTCCCACACccttggtggatcttgcatgttGATGAGGATGTGAATAATAATGGAGCAGGCGTCAAGATTGTCTTAGTCACCCCGGAAGGGCATCATTTGATGAGTACCATCCACTTCAAATTTTATGTcaccaacaatgatgctgagtatgaagctTTGATCAATGGTCTAAAAATAGCTCTGGAAGTGGGGGTTGTGAATTTGATAGCTTGGAGTGACTCTGAGTTAGTTATAAACCAAGTCAACGGAGGTTTCAAGCCCGGGGACAACAGACGGAGTTGTATATGA